One Desulfobacterales bacterium DNA segment encodes these proteins:
- a CDS encoding electron transfer flavoprotein subunit beta/FixA family protein — translation MHIIVCIKSVIIRVPEGNKFLRSPETLDLNPFDRPALEVALRMKKEQGGTVTAISMGPDTSKFSLFEAMSMGVDRGILISDSALVGSDTLITSKVLSAAIKKLNPFDIVLFGTMTADSDTGQVPYQTSVLLRIPLISGVVSYQIEEKNIKIERRIDEFHEKFSTVIPAAFTIRTGSFQVRDIELKGLEKAFENGKIEKWNLKDLGINSSEVGEKASPTKVISIKRISKSRKCEFIPGTSEEQAEELINRLSSAGLIQ, via the coding sequence ATGCACATAATTGTTTGTATTAAGTCCGTTATAATTAGGGTTCCGGAAGGAAATAAATTTTTAAGATCGCCCGAAACTTTAGACTTAAATCCTTTTGACAGACCTGCTCTTGAAGTTGCTTTACGGATGAAAAAAGAACAAGGCGGGACTGTTACAGCTATTTCTATGGGGCCTGACACTTCTAAATTTTCTCTTTTTGAAGCGATGTCTATGGGCGTTGATAGAGGCATTTTAATTTCAGATTCCGCTTTAGTTGGTTCTGATACTCTTATAACTTCTAAAGTATTATCAGCTGCAATAAAAAAATTAAACCCATTTGATATTGTTCTTTTTGGAACTATGACCGCTGATAGTGATACAGGTCAGGTTCCTTATCAAACATCGGTTCTACTTCGTATTCCCCTTATAAGTGGTGTAGTTTCATATCAAATCGAAGAAAAAAATATAAAAATTGAAAGAAGAATAGATGAGTTCCATGAAAAATTTTCAACTGTCATACCAGCTGCTTTTACAATACGCACAGGTTCTTTTCAAGTTCGTGACATAGAATTAAAAGGACTTGAAAAAGCTTTTGAAAATGGAAAAATCGAAAAATGGAATTTAAAAGATTTAGGAATTAATTCGTCAGAAGTTGGAGAAAAAGCATCTCCAACTAAAGTTATTTCTATAAAACGTATATCAAAAAGCCGTAAATGCGAATTTATTCCAGGAACATCTGAAGAACAAGCTGAAGAATTAATTAATAGACTTAGTTCTGCAGGATTAATTCAATAG